In a single window of the Pleurodeles waltl isolate 20211129_DDA chromosome 4_2, aPleWal1.hap1.20221129, whole genome shotgun sequence genome:
- the LOC138294265 gene encoding olfactory receptor 5V1-like, protein MATEFILLGLSSIPEAEGLFFVIFLLIYMTTLTGNILIITIIRIDAHLHTAMYYFISNLSFLDCCSSTVTVPKMLADLLAKRKTILFHSCMIQLYLFVSLVSVECLLLAAMAVDRYIAICRPLHYGSIMDQQACSRLAAGLWVGGFFYSSVHVILMSRLLFCGSNEIQHFFCDIPPLLKLSCSDTFINILVILTLGGFIGLGALLIKIVSYAFIITTILNIKSSVGRAKAFSTCASHLTVVIIFYGTLLFTYYRPTTTNSFSVDRLVSVVYSILTPMVNPMIYSLRNTEMKKAVKKVIGRIQRETM, encoded by the coding sequence ATGGCAACTGAATTCATCCTGTTGGGCCTGTCTTCCATTCCTGAGGCCGAGGGTCTCTTTTTTGTGATTTTCCTCCTGATCTACATGACTACTCTAACTGGGAACATCCTCATCATCACAATAATACGCATAGATGCCCATCTTCATACCGCTATGTACTACTTCATCTCTAACCTGTCCTTCCTAGACTGCTGTTCTTCTACTGTCACTGTCCCTAAGATGCTGGCAGACCTACTAGCCAAGAGGAAGACTATTTTGTTCCATAGCTGCATGATCCAACTATATTTGTTTGTCAGCCTAGTGTCTGTTGAGTGCCTTCTGCTGGCGGCCATGGCAGTTGACCGCTACATTGCCATCTGTCGCCCTCTACATTATGGCAGCATCATGGACCAGCAAGCATGCTCCAGGTTGGCGGCCGGCTTGTGGGTCGGAGGATTCTTTTACTCTTCTGTCCATGTGATTTTGATGAGCAGGCTGTTGTTTTGTGGGTCCAATGAGATCCAACACTTTTTCTGTGACATCCCCCCCTTGCTGAAGCTCTCGTGTTCTGACACATTCATCAACATCCTGGTGATCCTTACTCTGGGTGGGTTCATCGGTCTTGGGGCGCTTCTTATCAAGATTGTATCATACGCCTTCATTATCACCACCATCCTGAACATCAAGTCTTCTGTGGGCCGAGCCAAAGCCTTCTCCACCTGTGCCTCTCACCTGACAGTGGTCATTATTTTTTACGGGACTCTGCTCTTCACCTATTACCGGCCCACAACCACTAACTCATTCTCTGTCGATCGACTTGTATCAGTAGTGTACAGCATCTTGACTCCCATGGTGAACCCAATGATCTATAGTCTCCGAAATACTGAAATGAAAAAGGCAGTTAAGAAAGTCATTGGTAGAATCCAGAGAGAAACAATGTAA